Proteins found in one Colletes latitarsis isolate SP2378_abdomen chromosome 8, iyColLati1, whole genome shotgun sequence genomic segment:
- the Osp gene encoding myosin phosphatase Rho interacting protein outspread isoform X2 has product MSGGTAGVRGTGAECRKFAPNIFNKSKCSSCFKQKEEHSAEALECNRATRKISKCGYLFVAPGWDFSNPLNRTKRWQRRWFVLYDDGELTYSVDEHPETVPQARIDMTRVLEVAAAEDVTGHPYSLAVTSPEGVTFVKGTCREETRWWADVLQVYSRNKGRHKRNATFPGGQTTILQVTPTIRSNTPNPPRPRFNSCRSEPRSSAWIPETSVSSDLCPSVFSSSPSLVTSSVVTTSSSPAMSNGNAETSNVSPLRSSTPLENGSTGYLSPSTSSMNGSVVSTVYSTASTSVSSTTMSTSSSLTEKPPIVPSEGRSSYRDQPASSASPPTRDKLRAEDKARRRMNQHGERTAIDTGPACPSEKLDDDACRRILLEHEREREGKLRDIAASLTQPRARRIKPRTSEPTRDVVDAVNAAYQDKLIRGDPDGCGLDISGIRYSPTSELRVDLPAEDLLNIKKGWLMKQGLNKEWNKHWFVLRGCGLMYYRDPCAEDKGIMDGVIDLNTVTAVTPLQVARNYGFQTVAWDDRGSTVLSAVTAGIRACWMSAIRRAANLSDPDSNADALAVCQDTQQDNTPQSPTASITDRERDSVVPSTSVTPRSVLFSSDEEYRTASEGGRRESGDWSEVPVSPPLVRNGDWSSALKGSSWSDSATHEWSELPPSPPLTRTALSRVKARSRSSSRSRVYKRSRSSPPSSRRSTLDSVRSEDLMMACCELGEDEEQSNGHLQSNSCLSSANDSPLIVELLENQVSLLRDQLDQNQSHPSTLLVIIERQESEIESLKSQLNAARADVANAEKELSRLRQQKAEASIREKQVEELLGTIQRTEQQRDKDLDDLEKMKKMYARDKEMLECKLLETEAILRETSERCEMLTKELASSHRTVEHLQTEIASLSDRLSQGIEENERLYGKVRDLEEKGGLSASRERGRSFDSLSDLTNIELDLDLTSLDKERIMEEYDELRSRFEKAILEIRAMRKELREAHAMQDALELEMFAHKQDAVNVNETNQAQVQLMAARIQDLTNKLAASEKQVKTLKQKLTKAETRDKRRSLSLKGRESFQISQEMEDKLLDLENKICAIERGKSITAVVSSGIGSKESSPNPKKEKRREIKNLDRARLRRKSLDSATSSEPMKVLIRLSTLETKVANVTENMASDAEKDSSECSEVSVSSTSEVSLEIIARLRKLERVVSKSKRRLEKCLGSTQAEDKAEKCLREVNDILDSCLECKKSQASAQATESVGVVVSRLETILKDKLSELAARRQTLAQNNQLDDREKTKLIAERVAFEFVVLRQIKCAIGRSFDRSAVLSELVETSQLASSLMRKIHGTKPKTYQNTSYIQYLTKVLANKLVLVGGIPATETTTKEVAAARAESLNFLLQKQREVNEVMRRYKETKLRQLAEALAAETLSMSDQEDLGKQVQGSSKKLLEDRHIREAWALAQETVSKELVQAEVSHVIMRCGQMYEQNVTSITDACLNFEGTESVTLESWIDGTQTRLRQEMELSTRELSDAYEECLRLMKKNKTSIEAKYESRQLLTDYADVVAHKALIDARIGLLQENNRQLATFPGETFVSSLIRNDDLLSCLLGDEHEFQSDPILDAEYSYLYQQFGKECEERISGKQGSKEQLKSVSQSLLCLEEDLTELGKRLREKDGVEGVVWSKSTTAATDWSTVCEKCSQLREQIKKLGDYMNSLSCKQCDQLQETIQRITAEHNDELETLKRNQERDMMDVKGELDSQRQSLTSQYEQEAASLREKARKLEHRLNAMDSEHSAHVNELRAAYQRSMSAELDTDAETRKRYKEEIKQLRALCEKGLLAMENSHRRTISEMEEKHRQELENLRVEKEQALSEETQATLAALDAMRKAHEHEVQKEIAKFKQEFLKQMQAREDIGVLHKEHEEEMEEIKQEILSLSAKYSSKCVETAAMEEKVGSLTKQLAQAQQHIMQLDARNKQLRAHLVLETNDTSIDAMQLLRANEIPEPREEIHRLQQLKHGDAFRDTFGAASKTSSLSCSPAYSPQRVRSSHEYPLIRPGGEEQRLTVERPKSSVSTSQMTAADKPAAFSYKVERIKSVSLPYSSNLVRPGSSSGVPSHDRKEVSLGQKSQERNGLASPLWDSLRPRSGLPHQYQELMRSPAVRWSSRSCRSLPPTPTPSYHHPLHPPLPAVGMVAERKKRFEL; this is encoded by the exons CCCGAGACGGTGCCACAAGCGAGGATCGATATGACCCGCGTCCTGGAGGTCGCCGCCGCGGAGGACGTCACCGGGCATCCTTACAGCCTTGCTGTGACCTCGCCCGAGGGCGTGACCTTCGTGAAGGGCACGTGCCGCGAGGAGACAAGATGGTGGGCCGACGTGCTTCAGGTCTACTCGAGGAACAAG GGTCGACACAAGCGGAACGCGACGTTCCCCGGCGGACAGACGACCATTCTTCAGGTCACCCCGACCATCAGAA GCAACACCCCGAATCCTCCGCGACCGCGTTTCAACAGCTGTCGCTCGGAGCCGCGCAGCAGCGCGTGGATCCCTGAGACCAGCGTCTCGAGCGACCTTTGCCCTTCCGTGTTCTCGTCGTCGCCGTCCCTGGTGACCAGCAGCGTGGTGACGACGTCCAGCAGCCCCGCGATGAGCAACGGGAACGCGGAAACCAGCAACGTGTCCCCACTGAGGAGCAGCACGCCCCTGGAGAACGGTAGCACCGGCTACCTGAGCCCCTCGACGTCCTCCATGAACGGGAGCGTCGTCAGCACCGTTTACTCCACGGCCTCGACCAGCGTCTCGTCCACCACGATGTCCACGTCCTCCTCCCTGACGGAGAAACCACCGATCGTACCCAGCGAGGGCAGATCCAGCTACAGGGATCAGCCGGCCAGCAGCGCCTCGCCACCCACCAGGGACAAGCTGAGGGCCGAGGACAAGGCCAGACGCAGGATGAATCAGCACGGCGAACGGACCGCCATCGACACTGGGCCTGCCTGTCCCAGCGAGAAACTGG ACGACGACGCCTGTCGAAGAATCCTGCTGGAGCACGAGAGGGAGAGGGAGGGCAAGCTGCGGGACATCGCGGCCTCCTTGACCCAGCCTCGTGCTCGAAGGATCAAACCAAGGACCTCCGAACCCACCAGGGACGTCGTCGACGCTGTAAACGCCGCGTATCAGGACAAGCTC ATCAGAGGAGACCCCGACGGATGCGGGCTGGACATTTCCGGCATCCGGTACTCCCCCACTTCCGAGTTGAGGGTCGATCTGCCCGCGGAGGATTTGCTGAACATCAAGAAGGGCTGGCTGATGAAGCAGGGTCTCAACAAG GAATGGAACAAGCACTGGTTCGTACTAAGAGGCTGCGGCCTCATGTACTACAGAGATCCTTGCGCGGAAGATAAGGGTATCATGGACGGCGTCATAGATCTGAATACCGTTACCGCCGTCACGCCCCTTCAAGTCGCAAGAAATTATGGATTCCAGACTGTG GCCTGGGACGACCGAGGATCCACCGTCCTGTCCGCGGTCACCGCTGGCATCAGGGCCTGTTGGATGTCCGCCATCAGGAGGGCCGCCAATCTTTCCGATCCCGACAGCAACGCCGACGCCCTCGCCGTCTGCCAGGACACCCAGCAGGACAACACCCCCCAGTCGCCTACCGC GTCCATCACAGACCGCGAGAGGGATTCCGTGGTACCGTCAACGTCTGTGACCCCGCGATCGGTCCTGTTCTCCTCCGACGAGGAGTACAGAACAGCGTCGGAGGGTGGAAGACGGGAGTCTGGCGATTGGTCGGAAGTCCCAGTCTCGCCGCCGTTGGTGAGGAACGGCGACTGGTCCAGCGCGCTGAAAGGTTCCAGCTGGTCCGACTCAGCGACCCACGAGTGGTCCGAGCTACCACCGTCGCCACCGTTGACCAGAACCGCGCTGTCGAGGGTGAAGGCGCGCTCGAGGTCGAGTTCCAGGTCCAGGGTGTACAAGAGGAGCCGCAGCTCGCCGCCCAGCTCGAGAAGGAGCACCCTGGACAGCGTGAGGTCCGAGGATCTCATGATGGCCTGCTGCGAGCTAGGCGAGGACGAGGAGCAGTCCAACGGTCATCTGCAGAGCAACAGCTGTCTGTCGAGCGCCAACGACAGCCCGTTGATCGTCGAGCTATTGGAGAACCAGGTGTCCCTGTTGCGCGACCAGCTGGACCAGAATCAGTCCCATCCGAGTACGCTACTAGTCATTATCGAGCGTCAGGAGAGCGAGATCGAGAGCTTGAAGTCACAGTTGAACGCAGCGCGGGCGGACGTCGCGAACGCCGAGAAGGAGCTGTCCAGGCTCAGGCAGCAGAAGGCGGAGGCTTCCATCAGGGAGAAGCAGGTGGAGGAACTGCTAGGCACGATACAGAGGACGGAGCAACAGAGAGACAAGGACCTGGACGACCTGGAGAAGATGAAGAAGATGTACGCGAGGGACAAGGAGATGCTCGAGTGCAAGCTGTTGGAAACGGAGGCAATCCTCAGGGAGACTAGCGAGAGGTGCGAGATGCTGACCAAGGAGCTCGCGTCGAGTCACAGGACCGTTGAACACCTGCAGACGGAGATAGCTTCCTTGAGCGACAGACTATCGCAAG GAATCGAGGAAAACGAGCGTTTGTACGGGAAGGTTAGAGATCTGGAAGAGAAGGGTGGACTGTCCGCCTCGAGGGAGCGCGGGAGGAGCTTCGACTCGCTCAGCGACTTGACGAACATCGAGCTGGACCTGGACTTGACTTCTCTCGATAAAGAAAG AATCATGGAGGAGTACGACGAGCTACGAAGCCGGTTCGAGAAGGCGATCCTGGAGATCCGCGCGATGCGCAAGGAGCTCCGCGAGGCTCACGCGATGCAGGACGCGCTGGAGCTGGAGATGTTCGCGCACAAGCAGGACGCGGTTAACGTGAACGAGACCAACCAGGCCCAGGTCCAGCTGATGGCGGCGAGGATCCAAGACCTGACGAACAAGCTGGCGGCCAGCGAGAAGCAGGTCAAGACGCTGAAGCAGAAGCTGACGAAGGCGGAGACCAGGGACAAGAGGAGATCGCTGTCGCTGAAGGGTCGCGAGTCCTTCCAGATCTCCCAGGAGATGGAGGACAAGTTGCTGGACCTGGAGAACAAGATCTGCGCGATAGAACGCGGCAAGAGCATCACCGCGGTGGTCTCGTCCGGCATCGGTTCGAAGGAGTCGAGTCCCAATCCAAAGAAAGAGAAGAGGAGAGAGATCAAGAACCTGGACCGCGCCAGACTGCGCAGGAAATCGCTGGACAGCGCGACGAGCTCCGAGCCGATGAAGGTGCTGATCAGACTGAGCACGCTGGAGACCAAGGTCGCGAACGTCACCGAGAACATGGCCAGCGACGCGGAGAAGGACTCCAGCGAGTGCAGCGAGGTCAGCGTGTCCTCCACCAGCGAAGTGTCGCTGGAGATCATCGCCAGGTTGAGGAAACTGGAGAGAGTGGTCTCGAAGTCGAAGAGGAGGCTGGAGAAGTGTCTGGGATCCACCCAGGCGGAGGACAAGGCGGAGAAGTGTTTGCGCGAGGTGAACGACATCCTGGACTCGTGTTTAGAATGTAAGAAAAGCCAAGCTAGCGCTCAAGCGACCGAGTCAGTAGGAGTAGTGGTATCTAGACTAGAAACTATACTTAAGGATAAGCTGAGCGAGCTCGCGGCGAGACGGCAGACCCTAGCGCAGAACAATCAGCTGGACGATAGGGAGAAGACGAAGCTGATCGCCGAGAGGGTGGCGTTCGAGTTTGTCGTTCTGAGGCAGATCAAGTGCGCGATCGGCCGGTCGTTCGACAGGAGCGCCGTTCTGAGTGAATTGGTCGAAACTAGTCAGCTTGCCTCAAGCCTAATGCGTAAGATTCACGGAACCAAGCCCAAAACGTACCAAAACACGAGTTACATTCAGTATCTTACTAAAGTGTTAGCGAATAAGTTAGTGCTGGTAGGCGGTATACCGGCGACGGAGACGACGACGAAGGAGGTGGCCGCCGCGCGGGCCGAGAGCCTGAATTTTCTGCTGCAGAAGCAGCGGGAGGTAAACGAGGTGATGCGACGATACAAGGAGACGAAGCTCAGGCAGCTCGCGGAGGCACTGGCCGCGGAGACGCTTAGCATGTCCGACCAGGAGGACCTCGGGAAGCAGGTGCAAGGCTCGAGCAAGAAGCTGCTGGAGGATCGACACATCCGCGAGGCGTGGGCGTTGGCCCAGGAGACGGTTAGCAAGGAGCTCGTGCAGGCCGAGGTGTCCCACGTGATCATGCGTTGCGGTCAGATGTACGAGCAGAACGTCACGAGCATCACCGACGCCTGCCTCAATTTCGAGGGCACGGAGAGCGTGACGCTGGAGTCTTGGATCGACGGGACCCAGACGAGGCTGCGTCAGGAGATGGAGCTCTCCACCCGCGAGCTGTCCGACGCGTACGAGGAGTGCCTTCGTCTGATGAAGAAGAACAAAACGTCGATAGAGGCCAAGTACGAGTCCAGGCAGCTTCTGACGGACTACGCGGACGTGGTCGCGCACAAAGCTTTAATCGACGCCAGGATCGGCCTTCTTCAGGAGAACAACAGACAGTTGGCTACCTTCCCTGGTGAGACGTTCGTATCTAGTCTTATCCGAAACGACGACCTCCTATCGTGCCTGTTGGGGGACGAGCACGAGTTCCAAAGCGATCCGATCCTCGACGCGGAGTACAGTTACCTTTACCAGCAGTTCGGCAAGGAGTGCGAGGAGAGGATATCCGGGAAGCAGGGCTCGAAGGAGCAACTGAAGAGCGTCAGCCAGAGTCTCCTCTGTCTGGAGGAGGACCTCACCGAGCTGGGGAAACGTTTGAGGGAGAAGGACGGCGTCGAGGGCGTCGTTTGGTCCAAGTCGACGACCGCCGCGACCGACTGGTCGACCGTCTGCGAGAAATGCTCCCAGCTACGCGAGCAGATCAAGAAGCTGGGCGACTACATGAACAGCCTCTCCTGCAAGCAGTGCGATCAGCTGCAGGAGACCATCCAGAGGATAACCGCCGAGCACAACGACGAGCTGGAGACGCTCAAGCGCAACCAGGAGAGGGACATGATGGACGTGAAGGGCGAACTGGACAGTCAGAGGCAGTCGTTGACGTCTCAGTACGAACAAGAGGCGGCGAGTCTGAGAGAGAAGGCCAGGAAGCTGGAACACAGACTGAACGCGATGGACTCCGAGCACTCGGCTCACGTGAACGAACTGAGGGCCGCTTATCAGAGATCGATGAGCGCGGAGCTGGACACCGACGCGGAGACGCGAAAGAGGTACAAGGAGGAGATCAAGCAGCTGAGAGCTTTGTGCGAGAAAGGGTTGCTGGCGATGGAGAACTCCCACAGACGCACCATCTCCGAGATGGAGGAGAAACACCGACAGGAGCTGGAGAACCTCAGGGTGGAGAAGGAACAGGCGCTCTCGGAGGAGACCCAGGCCACTCTGGCGGCCCTGGACGCCATGAGGAAGGCCCACGAGCACGAGGTGCAGAAGGAGATCGCCAAGTTCAAGCAGGAGTTCCTCAAGCAGATGCAGGCGCGCGAGGACATCGGCGTGCTTCACAAGGAGCACGA GGAAGAAATGGAAGAGATCAAGCAGGAAATTCTATCGTTGTCCGCCAAGTATTCCTCCAAGTGCGTGGAGACCGCGGCCATGGAGGAGAAAGTGGGCTCTCTGACCAAGCAGCTCGCTCAAGCGCAACAGCACATCATGCAACTGGACGCCCGCAACAAACAGCTCAGGGCACATTTGGTGTTGGAGACCAACGACACCTCCATCGACGCGATGCAGCTGCTGAGGGCCAACGAGATACCCGAGCCCAGAGAGGAGATCCACAGACTCCAACAGCTGAAG CATGGGGACGCCTTTCGTGACACGTTCGGCGCGGCGTCGAAAACTTCGTCGCTGAGCTGCTCGCCGGCGTACTCGCCGCAGCGTGTCAGAAGTAGTCACGAGTACCCTCTGATCAGACCTGGGGGCGAGGAGCAGAGATTAACCGTCGAACGGCCGAAAAGCTCGGTGTCCACGTCGCAAATGACCGCGGCGGACAAGCCAGCCGCGTTCTCGTACAAGGTTGAACGAATAAAGTCGGTGTCGTTGCCTTATTCGAGCAACTTGGTTAGGCCGGGGAGTAGTTCGGGCGTTCCGTCGCACGATAGGAAAGAGGTGAGCTTAGGGCAAAAGAGTCAGGAGCGTAACGGTCTGGCCTCGCCACTTTGGGACAGCTTAAGACCCAGGAGCGGATTGCCCCATCAGTATCAAG AGCTGATGAGGTCTCCAGCAGTGAGGTGGTCCAGCAGGAGTTGTCGCAGCTTGCCTCCCACACCCACACCGAGTTACCATCACCCGCTCCACCCCCCACTGCCAGCGGTGGGCATGGTCGCCGAGAGGAAGAAACGTTTCGAGCTCTGA